In Nothobranchius furzeri strain GRZ-AD chromosome 18, NfurGRZ-RIMD1, whole genome shotgun sequence, a single genomic region encodes these proteins:
- the LOC129163636 gene encoding cytochrome c oxidase subunit 8A, mitochondrial, with the protein MSHVFRSPTMARLLLVKAIHQNHNSTIYSKPPKEKIGPMQSAFALSAFAVVLLVPAGWILHHIPEYRHRSPQQT; encoded by the exons ATGTCCCATGTCTTCAGGAGCCCCACCATGGCCAGGCTGCTTCTGGTGAAAGCCATCCATCAGAACCACAACTCAACCATATACAGCAAGCCACCAAAAGAGAAGATCGGGCCAATG CAGTCTGCCTTTGCCCTGTCTGCGTTTGCTGTGGTGCTTCTGGTCCCGGCTGGATGGATTCTGCATCACATCCCAGAGTATCGACATAGATCACCTCAGCAAACTTAG
- the btbd7 gene encoding BTB/POZ domain-containing protein 7: MGANGSSYPHSCSPRIGGNTQAQQTFIGTSSYSQQGYGWESKLYSLEHGHERPADRKKKSLGLATLKRRFIKRRKSSRSADHARQMRELLSGWDVRDTNALVEEYEGTAALKELSFQASLARAEAPSLHRDLAALYQHKYCTDVDLIFQSTCFPAHRAILAARCPFFKTLLSSSPVYGAEVLMDIDTAGIDVRMFSALLHYLYTGEFGVGGAEDTRLQNVDVLVQLSEEFGTPNSLEADMKGLFDYMCYYDALLSFSSDSEMIESCNERGAVAAAPTGGSGASGAPETPEEDLRAHKAILSARSPFFRNLLQRRIRTGEEITERTLHTHTRIVLDESIIPRKYVQVILHCMYTDVVDLGLVLRGSPSACSLGEVQALVSGGRGASTRTEEAMELYHIALFLEFSMLAQGCEDIIIESLSLDSLVPILKWSSQPYGSKWVHRQAMHFLCEEFSQVVTSDVLYELGKEHLLSAIQSDYLQASEQDILKYVVKWGEQQLIKRMADREPNLLSGTAHSVNKRGVKRRDLDVEELKEILSPLLPFIRTEHILPPNSDVLSDALKRGLISTPPSDMLPTAEGGKSNAWLRQKNAGIYVRPRLFSPYVEEAKSVLDEMMVEQTDLVRLRLVRMSNVPDTLYMVNNAVPQCCHMINHQQMAGGSGTAPSVVANEIPVPPLSVVKDMIRRLHELRHTEQVQRAYALNCGEGATVSYELQLRVLREFGLADGATELLQNPSKFFPDERFGDESPILALRQVGRCRVNSSPAMDSMITELEGVAGFHPPLPPPPPPYHPPATPSHAQLKGAWRPRVPLLTPTRSFSYPCNRTLIQRHAASKHGSSEYQSVARPQPPDCTNPQAMGRTLLSEQQAVSVEPVMREFMPDIALGVSVMSLREQHMAEIDRDGPHSPMGPPGNHLHHGPCPSARLNHAYGPGHGHSCKRHAPEPKLEAQAEFPDLYDFSCRPATPTSSHPLPTFAGPDLYSHSCGPPGSYPPQYVSDCQPHGHTQGRTAADPLRLDVLSIKTQRHDGVLASPSGAQPRTPQYPKGRPNETDLTHGLGHLRSPSGNMDSYGDRHIGPRDALEEMVLGGESSGLGSLQQSHRNSVSEELVRDRRSPSKPDYPYKKSAL; encoded by the exons ATGGGGGCCAATGGATCCAGCTATCCACACTCATGCTCCCCGCGCATAGGGGGGAATACACAGGCTCAGCAGACTTTTATAG GTACCTCATCTTACTCTCAGCAGGGATATGGCTGGGAGTCAAAGCTGTATAGCCTGGAGCACGGCCATGAGCGGCCTGCAGACAGGAAGAAGAAAAGCCTCGGTCTGGCAACTCTCAAACGGAGGTTCATCAAAAGGAGGAAGTCGAGCCGCTCAGCAGATCATGCACGGCAGATGCGGGAACTTTTGTCGGGCTGGGACGTCCGCGACACAAACGCCCTGGTGGAGGAGTACGAGGGAACAGCAGCGCTCAAGGAGCTGAGCTTCCAGGCCAGCCTTGCTCGTGCTGAGGCCCCCAGCTTGCATCGGGATCTGGCTGCACTCTACCAGCACAAGTACTGCACTGATGTCGACCTGATCTTCCAGAGTACGTGTTTCCCAGCCCACCGTGCCATCCTGGCTGCCCGCTGCCCCTTTTTCAAAACGTTGCTTTCCTCGTCTCCCGTTTACGGAGCAGAGGTTCTCATGGACATCGACACAGCTGGCATTGATGTGCGCATGTTCTCTGCACTGCTTCACTACTTGTACACGGGGGAGTTCGGGGTGGGTGGAGCAGAGGACACCAGATTGCAAAATGTGGATGTACTGGTTCAGCTCAGCGAGGAGTTTGGAACGCCAAACTCCCTGGAGGCTGACATGAAGGGCTTGTTTGACTATATGTGCTACTACGATGCTCTGCTTAGCTTTTCGTCCGACTCTGAGATGATTGAGAGCTGTAATGAAAGAGGAGCTGTGGCTGCAGCACCAACAGGGGGCTCAGGAGCCAGTGGGGCACCCGAGACCCCAGAAGAGGACCTCAGGGCTCACAAGGCTATCCTCTCAGCACGCTCCCCTTTCTTTAGAAACCTTCTGCAGAGACGCATTCGCACAGGAGAGGAAATAACAGAGCGCacattgcacacacacacccggATCGTACTGGATGAGTCCATCATCCCACGGAAATACGTGCAGGTCATTCTCCACTGCATGTACACCGATGTGGTCGACCTCGGGCTGGTGCTGCGCGGCAGCCCTTCAGCGTGCAGCCTGGGTGAGGTGCAGGCCCTTGTTTCAGGGGGCCGGGGCGCCAGCACACGCACCGAAGAGGCCATGGAGCTGTACCACATTGCTCTGTTTTTGGAGTTCAGCATGCTAGCTCAAG GATGTGAAGACATTATAATTGAAAGTTTGTCTCTGGACTCCCTCGTCCCCATCCTGAAGTGGAGCTCCCAGCCTTACGGCTCCAAGTGGGTCCACAGGCAGGCCATGCACTTCCTGTGTGAGGAGTTCAGTCAGGTCGTCACCTCTGATGTTCTCTACGAGCTCGGCAAAGAACACCTTCTCAGCGCAATTCAGTCCGACTACCTTCAG GCCAGTGAGCAGGACATTCTCAAGTATGTGGTTAAGTGGGGCGAGCAGCAGCTTATTAAGAGGATGGCAGACCGGG AGCCCAACCTGTTGAGCGGCACCGCGCACAGCGTCAATAAGAGAGGAGTAAAACGGCGAGACCTGGACGTGGAGGAGCTGAAGGAGATCCTGTCCCCCCTCCTGCCCTTCATCAGAACGGAGCACATCCTGCCTCCCAACAGTGACGTCCTCTCCGATGCG CTCAAGAGGGGTTTGATCAGCACCCCTCCTTCGGACATGCTGCCCACAGCCGAGGGAGGAAAATCTAACGCCTGGTTACGGCAGAAGAACGCAGGAATCTACGTGCGTCCGCGACTCTTCTCTCCCTACGTCGAGGAGGCTAAG TCTGTGCTCGATGAGATGATGGTGGAGCAGACAGATCTGGTGCGTTTGCGACTGGTGCGCATGTCCAACGTACCAGACACACTCTACATGGTCAACAACGCCGTTCCTCAGTGCTGTCACATGATCAACCACCAACAGATGGCTGGCGGCTCCGGCACAGCCCCATCGGTTGTGGCTAATGAAATCCCAG TGCCACCGCTGTCTGTAGTGAAGGATATGATCCGGAGGCTGCACGAGCTGAGGCACACGGAGCAGGTCCAGAGAGCTTATGCTCTGAATTGTGGTGAAGGAGCCACAGTCAGCTACGAGCTGCAGCTCCGGGTGCTGAGAGAGTTTGGTCTGGCAGATGGAGCCACTGAGCTTCTGCAG AACCCCTCCAAGTTCTTCCCAGATGAGCGCTTTGGAGATGAGAGTCCAATTCTGGCCTTACGCCAGGTGGGTCGTTGTCGGGTAAACAGCAGTCCAGCCATGGATAGCATGATAACAGAGCTGGAAGGGGTAGCAGGCTTCCACCCACCCCTGCCTCCCCCACCGCCCCCCTATCACCCTCCTGCTACTCCCAGCCATGCCCAGCTCAAGGGTGCCTGGCGACCTCGAGTGCCCCTGCTGACTCCCACTCGTTCCTTCTCCTACCCATGCAACCGCACTCTGATTCAGCGCCATGCAGCCTCCAAGCATGGCAGCTCAGAGTACCAGTCTGTGGCCAGGCCCCAGCCCCCGGACTGCACCAACCCACAGGCGATGGGCCGGACTCTGCTCTCAGAGCAGCAGGCG GTGAGTGTGGAGCCGGTGATGAGGGAGTTCATGCCTGACATTGCTCTTGGCGTCTCAGTCATGTCCCTGAGGGAGCAGCACATGGCAGAGATTGACAGAGATGGCCCTCACAGCCCTATGGGACCTCCGGGCAACCATCTGCACCATGGGCCCTGTCCCTCTGCTCGTCTTAACCACGCTTACGGCCCAGGGCATGGACACTCCTGCAAGAGGCACGCTCCAGAACCCAAACTGGAAGCTCAAGCTGAGTTTCCTGACCTGTATGACTTCTCTTGTCGACCTGCAACCCCGACCTCCTCCCACCCTCTGCCCACCTTTGCAGGACCCGATCTCTACAGCCACAGCTGCGGTCCACCCGGCTCCTATCCCCCCCAGTATGTCTCTGACTGCCAGCCCCACGGCCACACGCAGGGACGGACTGCTGCAGACCCCCTACGGCTAGACGTTCTCAGTATAAAGACTCAGAGGCATGATGGAGTCCTTGCCAGCCCTTCTGGAGCTCAGCCAAGGACACCACAGTATCCGAAGGGGCGACCTAATGAAACAGACCTGACTCACGGATTAGGACACTTGCGGTCCCCTAGTGGAAACATGGACAGCTACGGAGACAGGCACATAGGACCTAGAGATGCTCTGGAAGAAATGGTTCTTGGTGGAGAATCGTCAGGCCTAGGGTCGCTGCAGCAGTCTCACAGGAACAGTGTCAGCGAGGAGCTCGTCAGAGACCGCAGGTCACCCAGCAAACCTGACTACCCTTATAAGAAATCTGCACTTTAA
- the LOC107392334 gene encoding putative E3 ubiquitin-protein ligase UBR7: MATHQQDSEVDGVQVSEEELERALCVLAGSDAENCSYSRGYVKRQAVFACITCTPNTAEPAGVCLACANKCHEGHDIFELYTKRNFRCDCGNGKFGDFQCHLTPVRDEENIKNHYNHNFSGCYCTCDRPYPDTENQDDDEMIQCIICEDWLHSKHLGCTMAEPEELQEMICEACMNKAPFLWTYAAHFAVPPVINIRVGEEDVDVNIEEENSNQLPERDEEPSTSHSEMHTKDDTRSTSCKRTHEDTMSSSSKALKKSAECRLKELQGLDRLRQGAVFWPYGWRSQLCTCTSCKRTYVAAEVQFLMDQSDTILAYEKKGLEEPFGQHPLMTLMSSMDRVQQLEVVYGINGLISAVGEFFSRCVSEGKTVTAEDVHEFFKELQERKKRRTNPGNQ; this comes from the exons ATGGCGACTCACCAGCAGGACTCGGAGGTGGACGGTGTTCAGGTCAGCGAGGAGGAGCTGGAGCGGGCTTTGTGTGTTCTGGCTGGAAGCGACGCCGAAAACTGCTCCTATTCTCGG GGTTATGTGAAGAGGCAGGCTGTGTTTGCCTGCATCACTTGCACCCCCAATACTGCAGAGCCTGCAGGGGTTTGCCTGGCTTGTGCCAATAAATGCCACGAAGGGCACGACATCTTTGAGCTGTACACCAAAAG AAATTTTCGCTGTGATTGTGGAAATGGCAAGTTTGGTGATTTCCAGTGCCACCTCACTCCT GTTAGAGATGAGGAGAACATCAAGAATCACTACAACCACAACTTCAGCGGTTGCTACTGCACATGTGACCGCCCTTACCCAGACACAGAAAACCAG GATGATGATGAGATGATCCAGTGCATCATCTGTGAGGACTGGCTTCACAGCAAA CATTTAGGCTGCACCATGGCTGAACCAGAGGAGCTGCAAGAGATGATCTGTGAAGCTTGCATGAACAAAGCTCCTTTCCTGTGGACATATGCTGCTCATTTTGCAG TACCACCTGTGATCAACATCAGAGTGGGGGAAGAGGATGTAGATGTCAATATCGAGGAGGAAAACAGCAACCAACTCCCAGAAAGGGATGAGGAACCATCCACCAGTCACAGTGAAATGCATACAAAG GATGACACCAGAAGCACGTCTTGCAAACGAACGCATGAGGACACGATGAGCAGCTCTTCAAAGGCCTTGAAGAAGAGTGCAGAGTGCAGGTTGAAGGAGCTGCAGGGGTTAGACAGGCTGAGACAAGGAGCTGTTTTCTGGCCTTATGGCTGGCGCTCACAGCTCTGCACCTGCACCAGCTGCAAG AGGACTTACGTGGCTGCAGAAGTGCAGTTTCTCATGGATCAGTCGGACACCATTTTGGCTTACGAGAAGAAAGGATTGGAGGAGCCGTTTGGGCAGCACCCACTGATGACGCTGATGAGCTCGATGGACCGCGTGCAACAGCTGGAGGTTGTTTATG GTATCAACGGGCTGATATCTGCGGTTGGAGAATTTTTCAGTCGATGTGTTTCTGAAGGAAAG ACCGTCACAGCTGAAGACGTGCACGAGTTCTTCAAGGAGctgcaagaaagaaagaaacgcaGAACGAATCCAGGAAACCAGTAG